From the genome of Halarsenatibacter silvermanii:
CAAAGGAGGATGATGAGGATGGCAAACAAGGAGAAGTTTGAAAGGACGAAGGAGCATTTAAATTTAGGTACGATAGGGCATGTAGATCATGGGAAGACGACATTGACGGCAGCGATCACGAGGGTATTGGCCAATTATGGAGAAGCAGAGGTAATGGATTTTGACAATATAGATAATGCGCCGGAAGAGCAGGAGCGGGGGATAACGATAGCGACCTCGCATGTGGAATACGAGACAGAAAACCGGCATTATGCTCACGTGGATTGTCCTGGTCATGCTGATTATGTAAAGAACATGATCACAGGAGCAGCGCAGATGGACGGAGCGATACTTGTAGTATCTGCAGCAGACGGACCAATGCCCCAGACCAGAGAGCATATACTGTTGGCCCGTCAGGTAGGGGTACCGGCTATGGTAGTGTATTTGAACAAGGCAGATATGGTGGATGATGAAGAGCTTATAGAGTTAGTGGAGATGGAAGTAAGGGAGTTATTGGACGAGTACGATTTTGACGGAGCGGAGACACCGATAGTGGTAGGATCGGCGCTGGAGGCGTTGGAGAATCCCGAGATAGACGAGAACGAGCATGCAGCCAGCGTGGTTGAGCTTATGGAAGCGGTAGACGAGCATATACCGACCCCGGAGAGAGATGAGGACAAGCCGTTTTTGATGCCTGTTGAGGATGTATTCAGCATAACAGGTAGAGGGACGGTAGCGACCGGTCGAGTGGAAAGAGGCCGGATAGAGCCGGGAGACGAGGTAGAGATAGTAGGGATAAAGGAGACGCAGGATACGGTAGTTACAGGTATAGAGATGTTCAGGAAGTTATTGGACGAAGCGGTAGCAGGAGACAATATAGGAGCCCTGCTTAGAGGTATAGACAGAGAAGAGGTAGAGAGAGGACAGGTGCTGGCAGAGCCGGGCAGCATAGAGCCGTATACGAAGTTCAGCGCGGAGGTATATGTGCTTTCCCAGGATGAGGGAGGCAGACACACGCCGTTTTTTGACGGATATCGTCCGCAGTTTTATTTTAGGACGACGGATGTGACAGGAACGATAAGGCTGCCCGAGGGAGTAGAGATGGTAATGCCGGGAGATAATATAGAGATGCAGGGAGAGCTGATCACGCCGATAGCGATGGAAGAAGGATTGAGGTTTGCTATCAGAGAAGGCGGCAACACAGTCGGCGCCGGTGTCATTACCGAAATTCTCGAGTAAGAGAAAAGCGGGGAGATTTCTTCCTCGCTTTTCTATGGCTCGATTGCGCATGAAGATAGTGCATAAAATGAAAGATTGAATCAGGAGCTGTCAGGAAAAGGAGGGAAGAGAATGCCTCAACAGGAAAAAATAAGAATTAAGCTCAAGGCCTATGAGCACGAATTGCTGGATAAATCGGCCAAAAAGATCGTCAATACGGCTGAAAGAACCGGCGCTCAGATATCCGGCCCGGTGCCTTTGCCGACCGATAAAGAAGTTTTTACCGTTTTGAGATCGCCTCACATTCACAAAGATGCGCGCGAACAATTTGAAATGAGAACTCACAAAAGACTGATTGACATCAAAGAACCCAGTTCTAAAACTGTGGATGCTCTCATGAGGCTGGATCTGCCTGCAGGCGTAAATATAGAAATCAAACTCTAAGATAAAGGGTTTGAGATTGGAGGTGAGAACTATGGCTATAGGTTTGATTGGCAGGAAAAAGGGTA
Proteins encoded in this window:
- the tuf gene encoding elongation factor Tu, producing the protein MANKEKFERTKEHLNLGTIGHVDHGKTTLTAAITRVLANYGEAEVMDFDNIDNAPEEQERGITIATSHVEYETENRHYAHVDCPGHADYVKNMITGAAQMDGAILVVSAADGPMPQTREHILLARQVGVPAMVVYLNKADMVDDEELIELVEMEVRELLDEYDFDGAETPIVVGSALEALENPEIDENEHAASVVELMEAVDEHIPTPERDEDKPFLMPVEDVFSITGRGTVATGRVERGRIEPGDEVEIVGIKETQDTVVTGIEMFRKLLDEAVAGDNIGALLRGIDREEVERGQVLAEPGSIEPYTKFSAEVYVLSQDEGGRHTPFFDGYRPQFYFRTTDVTGTIRLPEGVEMVMPGDNIEMQGELITPIAMEEGLRFAIREGGNTVGAGVITEILE
- the rpsJ gene encoding 30S ribosomal protein S10; translation: MPQQEKIRIKLKAYEHELLDKSAKKIVNTAERTGAQISGPVPLPTDKEVFTVLRSPHIHKDAREQFEMRTHKRLIDIKEPSSKTVDALMRLDLPAGVNIEIKL